One Herbaspirillum rubrisubalbicans genomic window carries:
- a CDS encoding DUF2147 domain-containing protein, with product MPRISSPSRLLTLSLLAASLMTSAAAWADGSPVGLWKSIDDATGKPKALIRITENNGELSGKIEKLFRAPDEDQNPLCQKCEGELKDQPVIGMTILSGLKKDGDEYNGGQIIDPANGKVYKSKLSVIDDGQKLNVRGYIGMPMLGRTQTWLREQ from the coding sequence ATGCCCCGTATTTCCTCCCCTTCCCGTCTGCTCACGCTGTCGCTGCTGGCGGCCAGCCTCATGACCAGCGCTGCTGCCTGGGCCGATGGCTCCCCGGTCGGCCTGTGGAAAAGCATTGACGACGCCACCGGCAAACCCAAGGCCCTGATCCGCATTACCGAAAACAATGGCGAACTGAGCGGCAAGATCGAAAAACTCTTCCGTGCGCCGGACGAAGACCAGAATCCGCTCTGCCAGAAATGCGAGGGCGAGTTGAAGGACCAGCCGGTGATCGGCATGACCATCCTGTCGGGTCTGAAGAAGGATGGAGACGAATACAACGGCGGGCAAATCATCGATCCGGCCAATGGCAAGGTCTACAAGAGCAAGCTTTCGGTCATCGACGATGGCCAGAAACTGAACGTGCGCGGCTACATCGGGATGCCCATGCTGGGCCGCACC